A DNA window from uncultured Methanoregula sp. contains the following coding sequences:
- a CDS encoding PAS domain S-box protein has product MMPETIRVLYVDDERDLLEIGKLFLEDLGGFLVDTQISGKTGLAALSSGRYDAVVSDYQMPGMDGIAFLKQVRGSKNRIPFILFTGRGREEVVIQALNEGADFYLQKGGEPVAQFTELSHKIRQAVQQRRAEASIRDHERRETDIINFLPDATFAIDANGIVIAWNRAMEEFTGVPAGEILGKGNYEYSLSIYNKRRPMLIDLVLKDDKETEAKYPYIRRSGNKLISEKFLPDKNNGAGVMIWFTATPLYDTTGKTIGAIESIRDITDRKRVEEEAIFKNVILTTQQETSPDAILIVDTSGRILHYNRKFIEIWKIPEEIIASRLDEPVLQFVTGQNSDPAAFLARVRYLYDHTGEKSLEELLLKDGRILERHSAPMTGEDKKFYGRVWYFRDITDRKRAEEALIQEKTFIEAIFNSTPGMVYLYDDKGKLIRWNKNHEKMTGYSAEELSHMHLNDWYIGDADSQAAVDKGIRQTMETGFGEAQARLRKKDGTTIPMYFTASLLTIGKNHYFTGIGIDMTDRLKAEHDLRESAERYKSLITVSNTGVWEYDRDRNYLWCSPEYFTMLGRDIKDYNQPGTATLKEVWIDLLHPDDRERATKEFMQYLEMNTTGIYENHYRMQHADGHWVWIWARGRTLRDTNGTLSNKTIGTLIDVTRLKKAEEWQRIYNEHLRLAQAMGHTGSWQIRIGSDKVWGSDETYRLFGIPQPDGGMLSLDLFLIRIPERDLVRKALDDLVRNGNAFDIEYTIEPADGSGTKTVHSKAQILFDVDNKPSWIAGVIQDITELKRADHLIREANTLYARTQEIAHVGSWQWDPEDNRIEWSDETYRIFGYEPHRIDLTLEKIRRHIYPADLDKHDRILSQVVTTHRYDPEEYRIIRPDGTERVVSSMGEVITDNSGAIVRIRGSIQDITEHKRAEAALLESERKYRTVLENIQDIFYRTDMEGRLTMTSPSWARVLGYESTDDCIGKNVAGAFYYEPEKRHEFLEMIQKNGHVENFEAVLKRKNGQPVYVLTNSHVFYHENGSPAGIEGTIRDITPLKEAELALRESEKKYRTVFENTGTATVVLESDGTISLANSEYVRLTGYPKDEIENKKKWMEFVVKEDLDRMLKQHRERRKNPENALSHYEFRLVTRSKEIRTIYLSIDLIPGTTRSVASLLDITDRRRKEDALLKKAEELHAAYEQITATEEELRANFDELSRQERALQESGKRLADIIEFLPDATFAVNSEGVVIAWNQAMERMTSTPKKEMLGRGNYEYAIAIYRERKPILIDLVLDEEEMVAMQYPGVKREGDKFFAEAFIQHMNKGRGAHLWFTASPLYDPEGNISGAIESIREITELKEREAALNRKNEELGAAYEEITSTEEELRQQVEEIASTHEALQESEQRYRNIIEDQTEFISRFSPDGTHRFVNEAYCQYFGMDRNAVLGHRFRPHIPPGDRERVDAFFASLTPKNPVGTIEHRIIMPDGTVRWQEWSDRAIFGRDGRVIEYQSVGRDITKNKLLEEELQRTVDEYKNLLENISDTYYRSNLAGNLVLASRSLSTLLGYNDLAECIGKPIAGTFYMNPADRTEFVDRVLRQGSVTDYELCLKRKDGSPVIVATSSYICSDKNGNILGIEGTLRDMTERKRILEDIREAEQRLTDIINFLPDATFAIDREGRVIAWNRAIEEMTGVSAGEMIGKGNYEYALPFYGETRPILIDLVFCGNADIEKRYSSVQRKGTILTAETGIARVAGKNLFLWGKAGPLFNTAGEVIGAIESIRDITDKRLLEESLKQLNRKLNLLGSVTRHDINNQLTKLMSYLRMLEKTQPEVSDNEYARKIAVIARQILSMIQFTRQYEEIGVKAAVWQDCRMLADNAKSELGPSQVILQNDLPFRIEIFADPLIVKVFYNLMDNAVRYGEKITTIRFSSAESGEDLILICQDDGCGVPFDQKEQIFERGYGKNTGLGLALSKEILAITGITIAETGEPGTGARFALTVPKGAWRTREADPAGN; this is encoded by the coding sequence ATGATGCCCGAGACCATCCGGGTTCTTTATGTGGATGATGAACGGGATCTCCTGGAGATAGGAAAACTGTTCCTTGAAGATCTTGGGGGATTCCTGGTTGATACACAGATCTCTGGAAAAACCGGGCTTGCTGCCCTGTCATCTGGCAGGTACGATGCCGTTGTCTCGGATTACCAGATGCCCGGCATGGACGGGATCGCATTTTTAAAGCAGGTGCGGGGAAGCAAAAACCGCATCCCGTTCATCCTCTTCACCGGCCGGGGCCGGGAAGAAGTAGTAATCCAGGCCCTGAACGAGGGTGCCGACTTCTACCTCCAGAAAGGTGGGGAACCGGTTGCCCAGTTCACCGAGCTTTCGCACAAAATCCGTCAGGCTGTACAGCAGCGACGGGCTGAAGCGAGCATCCGGGATCATGAGCGCCGGGAAACCGATATCATCAACTTCCTGCCCGATGCCACGTTTGCCATAGATGCAAACGGCATCGTGATCGCCTGGAACCGGGCTATGGAGGAGTTTACGGGAGTTCCCGCCGGGGAGATCCTGGGAAAAGGCAATTATGAATACTCCCTGTCCATTTACAACAAGCGCCGCCCCATGCTCATCGATCTTGTCCTGAAGGATGACAAGGAAACCGAGGCAAAATACCCGTATATCCGCCGGTCCGGGAATAAGCTGATATCAGAAAAATTTCTCCCGGATAAAAACAACGGTGCGGGAGTCATGATCTGGTTCACTGCCACTCCCCTGTATGATACTACCGGCAAAACCATCGGTGCCATCGAGTCCATCCGGGATATCACTGACCGGAAACGGGTAGAAGAGGAGGCGATATTCAAGAACGTAATCCTGACAACCCAGCAGGAAACATCTCCCGATGCAATTCTCATCGTTGATACCAGCGGCAGGATCCTCCATTACAACCGGAAATTCATCGAGATCTGGAAAATTCCCGAAGAGATTATTGCGTCAAGGTTAGACGAACCGGTGCTTCAGTTTGTCACGGGGCAGAATAGCGATCCGGCAGCATTCCTTGCACGGGTGAGATACCTCTACGATCATACCGGGGAGAAAAGTCTTGAGGAACTCCTGCTCAAAGACGGGCGGATACTGGAGCGACATTCAGCTCCCATGACCGGTGAAGACAAAAAATTTTACGGCCGGGTCTGGTATTTCCGGGATATCACAGACCGGAAACGGGCTGAAGAGGCCCTTATTCAGGAAAAAACCTTCATCGAAGCTATCTTCAACAGCACTCCCGGGATGGTATACCTTTACGACGATAAGGGAAAACTGATCCGGTGGAATAAAAACCATGAGAAGATGACCGGGTACAGTGCCGAAGAATTGTCCCATATGCACCTGAACGACTGGTACATCGGGGATGCCGATAGCCAGGCTGCCGTAGATAAAGGAATCAGGCAGACAATGGAAACGGGTTTTGGCGAAGCACAGGCCCGGCTCCGGAAGAAGGACGGGACTACGATTCCCATGTATTTCACGGCAAGCCTGCTGACCATCGGGAAGAATCACTATTTTACCGGCATCGGGATCGATATGACCGACCGGCTGAAAGCCGAACATGATCTGCGGGAGAGCGCCGAGCGGTATAAATCTTTAATTACCGTCTCAAATACCGGTGTCTGGGAATATGACCGGGACCGGAATTATCTCTGGTGCAGCCCTGAATATTTCACTATGCTCGGCCGCGATATCAAGGACTATAACCAACCGGGCACGGCAACCCTGAAAGAAGTCTGGATCGATCTGCTCCACCCGGATGACCGCGAACGGGCAACCAAAGAGTTCATGCAGTATCTCGAAATGAATACCACCGGGATCTACGAGAACCATTACCGCATGCAGCATGCCGACGGACACTGGGTCTGGATCTGGGCCCGGGGCCGGACACTCCGGGATACGAACGGCACCCTTAGTAACAAAACAATAGGAACGCTCATTGATGTCACCCGGCTCAAGAAAGCGGAAGAATGGCAGCGGATCTACAATGAACATCTCCGGCTCGCACAGGCAATGGGGCATACCGGCAGCTGGCAGATCCGCATCGGATCCGACAAAGTCTGGGGATCGGATGAGACCTATCGGCTCTTCGGGATCCCGCAGCCGGATGGCGGGATGCTTTCCTTGGACCTCTTCCTGATCCGGATCCCGGAACGCGATCTGGTCAGGAAGGCACTCGATGATCTGGTCAGGAATGGCAATGCGTTTGATATTGAGTATACGATCGAACCTGCCGATGGTTCAGGAACAAAGACCGTCCATTCAAAGGCACAGATACTCTTTGATGTGGATAATAAACCTTCATGGATCGCCGGCGTGATCCAGGATATTACCGAACTTAAACGGGCGGATCATCTCATCAGGGAAGCAAACACCCTGTATGCCAGGACACAGGAGATCGCCCATGTCGGGAGCTGGCAATGGGATCCCGAAGATAACCGTATTGAATGGTCCGATGAGACATACCGCATCTTCGGTTATGAACCGCACAGGATCGATCTGACGCTGGAAAAAATCAGGAGACATATCTATCCCGCAGATCTTGACAAACATGACCGTATCCTCTCGCAGGTAGTGACGACCCACAGGTATGATCCGGAAGAATACCGGATTATACGGCCGGACGGGACTGAACGGGTCGTATCCAGTATGGGAGAAGTGATCACGGATAATTCCGGGGCCATTGTCAGGATACGGGGCAGCATCCAGGATATCACCGAGCATAAGCGGGCGGAAGCAGCGCTCCTGGAGAGTGAGCGGAAGTATCGCACGGTCCTAGAAAATATCCAGGACATATTTTACCGGACCGATATGGAGGGCCGGCTGACCATGACAAGCCCGAGCTGGGCCCGGGTTCTCGGTTACGAAAGCACCGATGACTGCATAGGGAAGAATGTTGCCGGGGCTTTCTATTACGAGCCGGAAAAAAGACATGAATTCCTGGAGATGATCCAGAAAAACGGTCATGTGGAGAACTTTGAGGCGGTCCTGAAACGCAAGAACGGGCAGCCGGTTTATGTCCTGACAAACAGCCATGTTTTTTACCACGAGAACGGCTCTCCTGCCGGCATTGAGGGTACCATCCGGGACATCACGCCCCTCAAGGAAGCGGAACTGGCACTGCGGGAGAGCGAGAAGAAGTACCGCACGGTCTTCGAGAATACCGGCACTGCGACCGTAGTGCTCGAATCCGACGGCACGATCAGTCTTGCCAATTCAGAGTACGTGCGGCTGACCGGCTATCCGAAAGATGAGATCGAGAACAAGAAGAAGTGGATGGAATTTGTAGTGAAAGAGGACCTGGACCGGATGCTCAAACAACACAGGGAGCGGCGAAAGAATCCTGAGAACGCGCTCTCCCACTATGAATTCCGGCTCGTCACCCGATCTAAAGAGATCCGCACCATTTACCTCTCCATCGATCTCATCCCGGGCACTACCCGGAGTGTTGCCTCCCTGCTGGACATCACCGATCGCAGAAGGAAGGAGGATGCACTCCTCAAAAAAGCCGAAGAACTCCATGCAGCCTATGAACAGATCACTGCCACGGAAGAGGAACTTCGCGCCAATTTCGATGAACTGAGCCGCCAGGAACGGGCATTGCAGGAGTCCGGCAAGAGACTGGCAGATATCATCGAATTCCTCCCGGATGCCACGTTTGCGGTAAATTCCGAAGGTGTGGTGATTGCCTGGAACCAGGCCATGGAGAGAATGACCAGTACACCCAAAAAAGAGATGCTGGGCAGGGGAAACTACGAATATGCCATTGCCATCTACCGCGAGCGCAAACCGATACTTATCGATCTTGTCCTTGACGAAGAAGAGATGGTAGCCATGCAGTACCCGGGCGTGAAACGGGAAGGGGACAAGTTTTTCGCTGAGGCTTTCATTCAGCATATGAACAAGGGCCGGGGGGCCCATCTCTGGTTTACCGCGTCCCCGCTCTATGATCCCGAAGGGAACATCTCCGGTGCCATTGAGTCCATCCGGGAGATCACGGAGCTGAAGGAACGCGAGGCTGCGCTGAACCGGAAGAACGAAGAGCTGGGTGCAGCCTATGAAGAGATAACCTCAACGGAAGAGGAACTGCGGCAGCAGGTTGAAGAGATTGCAAGCACCCACGAGGCCCTGCAGGAAAGCGAGCAGCGGTACCGGAACATTATCGAAGACCAGACCGAGTTCATCAGCAGGTTCTCTCCAGACGGGACCCACCGGTTCGTGAACGAGGCCTACTGCCAGTACTTCGGCATGGATCGCAACGCAGTGCTCGGGCACCGGTTCCGGCCCCATATACCCCCCGGGGACCGGGAGCGGGTGGATGCGTTCTTTGCCTCGCTCACTCCCAAAAATCCTGTCGGCACCATCGAACACCGTATCATCATGCCGGATGGCACCGTACGATGGCAGGAATGGAGCGACCGGGCGATATTCGGCAGGGACGGCCGCGTGATCGAATACCAGTCGGTTGGCCGGGATATTACGAAGAACAAGCTGCTCGAGGAAGAACTCCAGCGGACGGTTGACGAGTACAAAAACCTTCTTGAGAATATATCGGACACCTATTACCGGAGCAACCTTGCAGGGAACCTGGTTCTGGCCAGCCGGTCACTCAGTACCCTTTTGGGGTACAACGACCTGGCGGAATGCATTGGAAAACCGATTGCCGGCACGTTCTACATGAACCCGGCAGACCGTACTGAATTTGTTGATCGGGTGTTGAGGCAGGGTTCTGTAACGGATTATGAACTCTGTCTCAAACGAAAGGACGGATCACCGGTTATTGTTGCCACCAGCAGTTACATCTGTTCCGACAAGAACGGGAATATCCTCGGGATCGAAGGAACCCTGCGGGACATGACCGAACGGAAGCGGATACTGGAAGATATCCGGGAAGCAGAACAGCGGCTGACCGATATCATCAATTTCCTCCCGGATGCAACGTTTGCCATTGACCGGGAGGGCAGGGTGATTGCGTGGAACAGGGCAATCGAGGAGATGACCGGCGTTTCCGCAGGCGAAATGATCGGAAAAGGAAACTATGAGTACGCGCTGCCGTTCTATGGCGAAACGCGCCCGATCCTTATCGATCTTGTGTTTTGTGGAAATGCTGACATTGAAAAGAGGTACTCCTCAGTCCAGCGGAAGGGAACTATCCTTACCGCTGAAACAGGCATTGCCCGGGTTGCCGGAAAGAACCTCTTTCTCTGGGGGAAAGCCGGTCCGCTCTTCAATACTGCAGGTGAAGTCATCGGTGCGATCGAATCCATCCGCGATATCACGGACAAGCGGCTGCTTGAGGAGTCCTTGAAACAGCTGAACAGGAAGCTGAACCTGCTGGGATCCGTTACCCGTCACGATATCAACAACCAGCTCACCAAACTGATGAGTTACCTCAGGATGCTGGAGAAGACGCAGCCGGAGGTATCGGACAACGAATATGCCCGGAAGATTGCAGTCATCGCCCGGCAAATCCTCTCGATGATCCAGTTCACCAGACAATATGAGGAAATCGGGGTAAAAGCCGCGGTCTGGCAGGATTGCCGCATGCTTGCAGACAATGCAAAATCCGAACTTGGTCCTTCGCAGGTGATCTTACAGAACGATCTTCCTTTCAGGATCGAGATATTTGCAGACCCGCTTATTGTCAAGGTTTTTTATAACCTGATGGATAACGCAGTGCGGTATGGGGAGAAGATCACAACCATCCGGTTCTCTTCTGCAGAATCCGGAGAGGATCTCATCCTTATCTGCCAGGATGATGGGTGCGGGGTGCCGTTCGATCAGAAGGAGCAGATATTCGAGCGGGGATATGGCAAGAACACCGGGCTTGGGCTTGCACTTTCAAAAGAGATCCTCGCCATTACCGGTATCACGATTGCCGAGACCGGTGAGCCGGGAACGGGGGCACGTTTTGCATTGACCGTGCCCAAAGGAGCGTGGCGGACCAGAGAAGCGGATCCGGCAGGGAACTGA
- a CDS encoding DUF86 domain-containing protein — protein MRDERLLLDDIVAALDRIDIYTKNQTFESFSSDGKTTDAVTYNLLVIGEAVRQLPAPLTDSYPEIPWRQVAGIRNLLAHSCFSVDYNLLWKTVTVVLPQFRLVIEKIRKD, from the coding sequence ATGAGAGATGAACGTCTTCTTCTTGACGATATTGTCGCGGCTCTGGACCGGATCGATATTTACACAAAAAACCAGACTTTTGAATCATTCAGTTCTGATGGAAAGACAACGGATGCCGTGACCTATAACCTGCTCGTCATCGGCGAAGCGGTCCGGCAGCTTCCAGCCCCGCTCACGGATTCCTACCCGGAGATCCCGTGGCGGCAGGTTGCCGGGATCCGCAATCTCCTTGCACATTCCTGTTTTTCGGTTGACTATAACCTGCTCTGGAAGACAGTCACGGTTGTTCTTCCGCAGTTCCGGCTGGTGATCGAGAAGATCAGGAAAGACTGA
- a CDS encoding nucleotidyltransferase family protein, producing the protein MPDPALRKRDETMIPQQELMGVIRSLKGELATRYDVREIGIIGTIIRNDESGTGRIHLLVEFGPGADLITLVGLRQFLEERLGMKVNPVSKGGLRPGMRDEVMREVVFV; encoded by the coding sequence ATGCCTGATCCTGCTCTACGAAAAAGAGATGAGACGATGATCCCGCAGCAGGAACTCATGGGTGTGATACGCAGCCTCAAGGGCGAACTTGCCACCCGCTACGATGTCCGGGAGATCGGGATCATCGGTACGATTATTCGGAATGATGAATCGGGTACCGGCAGGATCCATCTCCTGGTGGAGTTCGGGCCCGGTGCCGATCTCATCACCCTTGTCGGGCTCAGGCAATTCCTTGAGGAGCGTCTCGGTATGAAGGTGAATCCCGTATCCAAAGGCGGTCTCCGGCCCGGTATGCGGGACGAGGTTATGCGGGAAGTGGTATTTGTATGA
- a CDS encoding response regulator: MTPEILAERKKILNILVVDDEPVLADLAEHFLERENFCTDAAYSADEALQKISQYPYDAIVSDYQMPGKDGIDLLKEVRSSYPGLPFILFTGRSREEVAIQALNEGADFYIQKGGDPKAQFAELTHHVKRAIERRNAAAAIQERNEVLGAILSASPFGIALVKSRTIQWLNESLASMLGYETRELLGMPVRNLYGSEEDFVSAGERIAAELNRNGQSKIRVRLKRKNGSMMDCEAQMACLNTKNPLYSRMVTFTDITRQLALSREMEHLSGLPQVNPGAVLEVNDQGIVTYFNNAAIDLLVLHDSGKGLEVFVPRNIEEILNGFRTGSASCICRTIRIGSATITEHILPGSTGNTIRISLS; the protein is encoded by the coding sequence ATGACGCCCGAGATCCTGGCAGAACGAAAAAAGATCCTCAATATTCTCGTTGTGGATGACGAGCCGGTCCTTGCGGACCTTGCCGAACATTTCCTGGAACGGGAAAACTTCTGCACCGATGCAGCCTATTCCGCTGATGAAGCATTACAGAAGATCAGCCAGTACCCGTACGATGCCATAGTCTCCGATTACCAGATGCCGGGAAAAGACGGGATCGACCTGTTAAAAGAGGTTCGCAGCTCCTATCCCGGGCTCCCGTTCATACTCTTTACCGGCCGGAGCCGGGAGGAGGTCGCCATCCAGGCGCTGAACGAAGGGGCGGATTTCTATATCCAGAAAGGCGGGGATCCGAAAGCCCAGTTTGCCGAACTCACCCATCACGTGAAACGGGCGATCGAGCGGAGGAACGCAGCAGCAGCAATCCAGGAGCGAAACGAGGTTCTGGGAGCCATCCTTTCAGCTTCCCCGTTTGGCATTGCACTGGTAAAAAGCCGCACCATCCAGTGGCTCAATGAATCCCTTGCATCGATGCTCGGGTACGAGACACGCGAACTGCTTGGCATGCCGGTCCGGAACCTGTACGGATCTGAAGAGGATTTTGTCAGCGCCGGGGAGCGGATTGCTGCCGAGCTCAACAGGAACGGGCAGTCGAAGATACGGGTCCGGCTCAAAAGAAAAAACGGCTCCATGATGGATTGCGAAGCCCAGATGGCCTGCCTCAACACGAAAAACCCCCTGTACAGCCGGATGGTGACATTCACGGATATCACCCGTCAGCTTGCACTCTCCCGCGAGATGGAGCATCTATCGGGATTGCCGCAAGTCAACCCGGGTGCTGTGCTCGAAGTGAACGACCAGGGCATCGTCACCTACTTCAACAATGCAGCCATCGATCTCCTGGTCCTGCATGACAGTGGCAAAGGACTTGAAGTGTTCGTACCCCGGAACATTGAGGAGATCCTCAACGGGTTCCGGACGGGCAGTGCCAGCTGCATCTGCCGGACGATCCGGATCGGATCTGCCACAATCACCGAGCATATACTCCCCGGCAGCACCGGCAACACGATCCGGATATCGCTATCATAA